AGTATTATTCTTTATACATCAACTGCAATCGACTTATTAGTTATTTTAATGTTACTTTTTTCAAAATATCGTTCAACAAAGCATCGCCGACAAATTTATATTGGTCAGTTCTTAGGCTCATATACGCTCATTGGAATTAGTTTGTTTTTTGCATTTATTCTCCATTACGTACCCGCCAAATGGTTACTAGGTTTTTTAGGGTTGATTCCCATTGCCTTTGGAATCAAATATATATTTAGCAAAGAAGATGAAGCCGCAGAAGTTGATCAGAAAATTGAAGCGCGTAAAAATAAGAATTTAATTGCAACGGTGGCTTTAATTACGGTAGCTTCTTGTGGTGCGGATAATATTGGCCTTTTTGTTCCTTACTTCGTATCATTATCACTGGTACAGCTAATCGTAACGCTGTTTGTTTTTACCATTTGTATTTATTTTTTAGTTTTCCTTGGTGATAAGTTCTCACAAGTGAATTTTGTAAAGAACTTTCTTGATCGTTTTGGTGATTGGATCATGGCCATTATTTATATTGGTTTAGGCATCATGATCATTCTTGAAAGTGACACTATTAGGCATATTATGCAGCTATTATTTTAATTAAGCAGTAGTGGATGTAAGCTGATTCCTGAGACAACTTTTAAGAGGGGGTATAATGAATAAATCATCTCTCAAAAGGAAGGAATCAGCTTACATCCATTCCTTATTGATTTGCTTAATTAAGACTGTGTCTCCATAGAATTAATTTATTTTTTTAGCTGAATTGTTTAAATTGACGGCTCAGCTACAATATCAACAGTTATATACCTGGCCGACTTTAACCATATTACCAACCTAACTTATAACCGTAATAGTGGCAATATACATTTTTCTGATGTCAAAGACAAACGGTTAATCAAAATAATTTCACTACAAACCACAATTTGTTTAGGTGCAGCTGCAGCCAGCTTTCCTGATCAGTCAAAACTATAGTCAAGTAGTGCCCGTCTGATTATTATACGAGTACCTTAGACCATATGAGCAAAACAGGGGTTGAACAGTACGTGAGTGATCAGAAATAAAACATTATTAGACTTGTTATCACCAACTAAATCATAGTTCACAGAAAATAACTCAACTACTCTATTATATTTTCAGTTCGAAGTCGCTTATCTTCATGCATTATGTCAAAAAGCTCTTCCTTTCTAATTTCATGGGGAAGAAATTTGCGAATATCTTCTTCATTGTATCCGACTTGTAAACGATTCTCGTCAACAATAATAGGCCGTCTCAATAAGTGAGGGTCTTCATTAATAAGGTTACATAACTCTCCTAATGTTAAATCAGCTAGTTTTTCCTTTAACTTTCCATAACCTCTGGAACGCCTAGATATTATTTCTTCAGTCCCTCTTTCTGTTAATTTAAGTATTTTTACAATCTCTTCTGTTGTTGGAGGTTGTTGAAAAATATTTTGTTCTTCATAAGTTATATTATATTTATCTAACCAATTTCTAGCTTTTTGACATGAAGCGCAGCCTGGTGTGGTATACACAACAATCATTTGGAATATCTCCTTAAACTTAGTATGTAATCACAAAATATATTAGAAGTTCTTATGCCTTCCTTATTTATGGTATGGCAAATTCTATAATTAATCCGAACAGAAATTAAAAAGCCCAAAGCAATCACTTACAATGGTAGTAGCTAATTCCAACCAATATAGGGAGTGATTACTTTGGGTACATCTACTTTATCACGTTTTCAACGTGGCGCACTAGCACAACTGGTCAATGAGGGGAATAAATCTTACCAAGTAATGGCTGACGCCTTAGGCGTCGCCAAAGCTACGATTAGCTATGAGTTGGACCGGGTTAAACCTTATGATCCAGAATTAGCTCAGCAAGATGCAGATCGCAAAAGGCGGAATTGCGGTCGTCGTTCGATGCTGACGGCAGCATTAGCGACTTTAATTACCAATCACTTACGATTAACCTGGTCACCAGAAACCATTGCGGCCGCTTATAACTTGAGCACTGCGTCAATTTATAATTGGCTTAATCGTGGCTGGCTCCCCTTCAAATTGACTGATCTACCCAATCGGAATGTCCGCCAGCACCGAGTGAGCGAAAATCGGGGGAAATTTACAAGTGGGACTTCCATCGAACAACGGCCAACAACTGTTAATCAACGGTTAGCTTTTGGTCATTGGGAAGTAGATACGGTGCTTTCTAGTCGAGGTGAGTCACGATCATGTCTGGTTACATTCGTAGAACGTAAGACCCGACTTCTATGGGCCATCAAAGCCCCTAATAGAACGGCTAAGGCTCTAAACACCGCCTTTGGCAAGTTTATGGGGGCCTTCGGTCCCCAAGTAAAATCCATTACTGTTGATCATGGTAAAGAGTTTGCCAATTATCAGGCCTTAGAACAGGATTATCAGATCAAAGTTTATTTTTGCCATCCATATTCACCATGGGAGCGAGGTTCCAATGAATATTTTAATAGACGGTTACGCTGGTTCTTCCCGAAAAAGACCAATTTTAGCCAAGTAACGACTGATGAGATCCTAGCAGCACTTGAACTAATTAATCAACGACCATTAAAAATACATCATCAACAGACTGCCATTGAAAGATTCCGGGCTTGTTCGGATTAAACTTGTAATTTGCCGTATAGTAAAACATATTTTTTTGCGGGGCTTGCAGATGCTAGGTAATAATTTGTCTATCGTAAGCATATACAAACTGTACTTTGGCAAAGACAACGATTATGTGGTCCAATAATTACCAGTAAATGTCATTTGAAACACGGTTAAAAATTTATTAGATGAACGATAAACAGGAGTAGCTATCAACCATTTAAATTCATCTGCTGTACTAATTTATGATATAACTCTTTTTAGAAATATTTTGATTAACTTTAAGCTACTGACTAAATTGCATAATTTATTGGTATTCAATAACTCATTGCACTGACAGACTAATCTAGTGGCCAGGTATAAGCAAACCTCTGTTGTTAGTATCTGCTGTATTCTACTTTGATTTTCCATTATAAATAATAGTTTGAGTACTTGGCCCTTTAACTACATAGCCTTCAGGAGCTTGAATAGTTGCACTATAGGATTTTTCATCTGTAAAATCAACACTTTTAACGGGCATTGCTATTGTAACTATGCCCGTTAAAAGTAACTAGTGTATCAACCGGATTTCCTAATACGTCTAATACTTTTAACATTAGACCTGCACTTTCTGACTTTTGATCACTTCCTTTACTGGTTGTTAATTTAGTTTTTGATATAACATTCACGTTAGTCGCTAACTTTGATACGGATCTAATTTTGTCACTGTTAATACTCTTAGTTGCACTTTGGCTTGTTACTATATCCGGCACACTAGCACTGCTGGTGACACCATTAAAGACCTTTATGGGTTTTTCTGTCCACTAATATGTTCAACTTAAATTTTACAATCTACCATGTTTTAGAAATATAAGTTCAGTTTAATTTCGCAACGGAGGTTTAAAAAAT
The genomic region above belongs to Lactiplantibacillus paraplantarum and contains:
- a CDS encoding CadD family cadmium resistance transporter, with amino-acid sequence MIRTIITSIILYTSTAIDLLVILMLLFSKYRSTKHRRQIYIGQFLGSYTLIGISLFFAFILHYVPAKWLLGFLGLIPIAFGIKYIFSKEDEAAEVDQKIEARKNKNLIATVALITVASCGADNIGLFVPYFVSLSLVQLIVTLFVFTICIYFLVFLGDKFSQVNFVKNFLDRFGDWIMAIIYIGLGIMIILESDTIRHIMQLLF
- a CDS encoding Spx/MgsR family RNA polymerase-binding regulatory protein, whose product is MIVVYTTPGCASCQKARNWLDKYNITYEEQNIFQQPPTTEEIVKILKLTERGTEEIISRRSRGYGKLKEKLADLTLGELCNLINEDPHLLRRPIIVDENRLQVGYNEEDIRKFLPHEIRKEELFDIMHEDKRLRTENIIE
- a CDS encoding IS30-like element ISLsa1 family transposase, which translates into the protein MGTSTLSRFQRGALAQLVNEGNKSYQVMADALGVAKATISYELDRVKPYDPELAQQDADRKRRNCGRRSMLTAALATLITNHLRLTWSPETIAAAYNLSTASIYNWLNRGWLPFKLTDLPNRNVRQHRVSENRGKFTSGTSIEQRPTTVNQRLAFGHWEVDTVLSSRGESRSCLVTFVERKTRLLWAIKAPNRTAKALNTAFGKFMGAFGPQVKSITVDHGKEFANYQALEQDYQIKVYFCHPYSPWERGSNEYFNRRLRWFFPKKTNFSQVTTDEILAALELINQRPLKIHHQQTAIERFRACSD